In Phaeobacter porticola, one DNA window encodes the following:
- a CDS encoding 50S ribosomal protein L11 methyltransferase codes for MPEKQSPNPVHELHYQGAEKLVQRAKSESLGDGGLRTSQLLCEALVLDPHHHEAQVLQERLHQTFVPRWHFPMLADKARNSAYAMAIAAKVKPGDVVLDIGCGAGLTAMLAARAGAQHVYTCEQQPLIAQAAQRVIEQNGLSDRITVLPKWSHNIVVGVDMPEPADVVISEIVDTVLLGEGALDTLSHAMAVLAKPDARAIPERGTLMAQLVESEKLMNLWQPQQAEGFDLCAFHHLANVAQITPSDFATCGLRPLGPTTDLFQFDFTRPNTHPARTTENLICTGAGTVHAVFVSFEMDLAPGIQLTNGLYSDGHWGRTAILLNDPMHARPGDHLTITAQHDASNLSVSIHECPADTEEANVAALWMNPAWTPNRPYYEGTAIPVTDRPLWNPPEVQTVEPQRNPYH; via the coding sequence TTGCCGGAAAAACAATCGCCCAATCCAGTTCATGAGCTTCATTATCAAGGCGCTGAAAAGCTGGTTCAGCGCGCAAAATCGGAATCTCTGGGCGATGGCGGCCTGCGCACATCACAGCTTCTCTGCGAAGCTCTTGTCCTTGATCCGCACCACCACGAAGCACAGGTCCTACAGGAACGATTGCACCAGACTTTTGTCCCTCGCTGGCATTTCCCTATGCTGGCAGACAAGGCCCGCAACAGCGCTTATGCCATGGCCATCGCAGCCAAGGTCAAGCCGGGTGATGTGGTGCTGGATATCGGGTGCGGCGCGGGCCTGACAGCCATGCTGGCTGCGCGCGCGGGTGCACAACACGTCTACACCTGCGAGCAGCAACCGCTGATCGCCCAGGCGGCACAGCGTGTGATTGAACAAAACGGCCTGAGCGATCGCATCACCGTTCTCCCAAAATGGTCGCACAATATCGTCGTCGGCGTGGACATGCCGGAACCAGCAGATGTAGTGATTTCTGAAATCGTTGATACCGTTTTGCTTGGCGAAGGCGCGCTTGATACGCTCAGCCACGCGATGGCGGTGCTTGCAAAACCTGATGCGCGGGCGATCCCAGAACGCGGCACGCTGATGGCCCAGCTGGTCGAAAGCGAAAAACTGATGAACCTTTGGCAGCCACAACAGGCAGAGGGGTTTGATCTGTGCGCCTTCCATCATCTTGCAAATGTCGCACAGATCACGCCCAGCGATTTCGCCACCTGCGGGCTTCGGCCATTGGGGCCGACAACGGATCTGTTTCAGTTTGATTTCACCAGACCAAACACACATCCGGCCCGCACAACTGAGAACCTGATTTGTACCGGAGCCGGCACCGTACATGCAGTTTTTGTCAGCTTCGAAATGGATCTTGCGCCCGGTATCCAGCTGACAAATGGGCTCTACTCTGACGGCCATTGGGGGCGTACTGCGATTCTGCTAAACGATCCTATGCACGCCAGGCCGGGCGACCATCTGACAATCACCGCACAACATGATGCGTCAAACCTGAGTGTGTCGATCCACGAGTGCCCAGCCGACACGGAAGAGGCCAATGTCGCAGCCCTGTGGATGAACCCCGCGTGGACACCGAACCGGCCGTATTACGAAGGCACCGCTATTCCCGTCACGGACCGCCCACTTTGGAACCCGCCAGAGGTTCAAACGGTTGAGCCTCAGAGAAACCCTTATCATTAG
- a CDS encoding alpha/beta family hydrolase, whose protein sequence is MNFLLNGDEPGRTTILLAHGAGAAMDTPWMTTTADALANRGFRVARFEFSYMAARRIGGSRRPPARAETYTPEYLAAIDALASDAPLLIGGKSMGGRVASLIAQDLYDAGRITGLVCLGFPFHVPKKPGTTRFDHLAKLNCPTLICQGTRDPFGTREEVANYPLSPSVEMFWLEDGDHDLKPRKRLTGKGLDDHLLTVAEQISCWNAAQE, encoded by the coding sequence ATGAATTTTCTACTGAACGGGGATGAACCCGGTCGCACCACTATCCTTTTGGCGCATGGGGCTGGTGCCGCCATGGATACGCCATGGATGACCACTACTGCCGACGCGCTGGCGAACCGGGGGTTTCGCGTCGCCCGCTTTGAGTTCAGTTACATGGCCGCCCGCCGTATCGGCGGTTCCAGGCGTCCCCCGGCGCGTGCCGAGACCTATACGCCAGAGTATCTCGCGGCCATTGACGCCCTCGCCAGCGACGCACCGCTACTCATCGGTGGCAAAAGCATGGGCGGCCGTGTCGCCAGCTTGATCGCGCAGGATCTCTACGACGCAGGACGGATCACGGGGTTGGTCTGCCTTGGCTTTCCTTTCCACGTACCTAAAAAACCGGGAACGACGCGCTTCGATCATCTTGCCAAACTCAATTGCCCGACGCTGATCTGCCAAGGCACCCGAGATCCGTTCGGGACGCGAGAGGAGGTCGCAAACTATCCCCTTTCACCCTCAGTCGAGATGTTCTGGCTGGAGGATGGCGACCACGACCTGAAACCGCGCAAACGCCTGACGGGGAAGGGGCTCGATGACCATCTCTTGACCGTGGCAGAGCAGATATCTTGCTGGAACGCAGCACAGGAATGA
- a CDS encoding ETC complex I subunit, which translates to MRARIYRPAKNAMTSGMAKTRKWVLDFVSTSAREVDPLMGWTSSQDTQSQVRLRFDTKEAALEYAEAHGIDATVTEPKSRKANLRAGGYGENFATNRRAPWTH; encoded by the coding sequence ATGCGAGCGCGGATTTATCGGCCAGCCAAAAACGCCATGACCTCTGGTATGGCAAAGACCCGAAAGTGGGTTCTGGATTTCGTTTCCACCAGCGCGCGGGAAGTTGACCCGTTGATGGGCTGGACTTCCTCGCAGGATACCCAAAGCCAGGTGCGCCTGCGGTTCGACACCAAAGAAGCGGCACTGGAATACGCCGAGGCCCACGGGATTGACGCCACTGTGACCGAACCCAAATCGCGCAAGGCAAACCTGCGCGCTGGTGGTTACGGCGAGAATTTCGCGACCAACCGGCGTGCCCCTTGGACCCATTGA
- the uvrB gene encoding excinuclease ABC subunit UvrB: MPYAHSDKSMPMMADRAPQHRPKLEGGREFTMHTEFDPAGDQPTAIKELSAGVLDGERNQVLLGATGTGKTFTMAKVIEETQRPAIILAPNKTLAAQLYGEFKGFFPDNSVEYFVSFYDYYQPEAYVARSDTYIEKESQINEQIDRMRHSATRSLLERDDVIIIASVSCIYGIGSVETYSAMTQDLKVGDEYDQRQVMADLVAQQYKRNDQAFQRGSFRVRGDSLEIFPAHLEDRAWRLSFFGEELEGITEFDPLTGEKTGTFDQIRVYANSHYVTPKPTLKQAVISIKEELKMRLDQLVGEGKLLEAQRLEQRTNFDIEMLEATGHCNGIENYSRYLTGRAPGEPPPTLFEFIPDNAIVFADESHVSVPQIGGMYKGDHRRKFTLAEHGFRLPSCMDNRPLKFEEWDAMRPQSVFVSATPSKWEIEQSGGVFAEQVIRPTGLLDPQVEIRPVEMQVDDLLDEVRKVSAEGFRTLVTTLTKRMAEDLTEYMHEQGIKVRYMHSDIDTLERIEILRDLRLGAFDVLIGINLLREGLDIPECGLVAILDADKEGFLRSETSLIQTIGRAARNADGRVIMYADRITGSMERALGETNRRRDKQIAYNEEHGITPSTVKKNVEDVLAGLYKGDVDMNRVTANIDKPMHGANLEAHLTGLREQMRKAAENLEFEEAARLRDEVKRLEAVDLAISDDPLARQSAIEAASDAAVKSRGRSSAGKAGTRAYRGKSQKKFS; this comes from the coding sequence ATGCCATACGCCCATTCCGACAAGTCCATGCCCATGATGGCCGACCGCGCCCCTCAGCACCGGCCCAAACTGGAAGGCGGTCGGGAATTCACCATGCACACAGAATTTGACCCGGCAGGAGATCAGCCCACTGCGATCAAAGAATTGTCCGCAGGTGTTTTGGACGGCGAACGCAATCAGGTGCTGCTGGGGGCGACCGGAACGGGCAAGACATTCACCATGGCCAAGGTGATCGAGGAAACCCAGCGCCCGGCCATCATTCTGGCACCGAACAAGACGCTGGCCGCGCAATTGTACGGCGAATTCAAAGGCTTCTTCCCCGACAACTCGGTCGAATACTTCGTCTCCTTCTACGACTATTACCAGCCAGAGGCCTATGTCGCGCGCTCCGATACCTATATCGAGAAGGAAAGCCAGATCAACGAGCAGATCGACCGGATGCGCCACTCTGCCACCCGATCGCTGCTGGAACGGGATGATGTGATCATCATCGCCTCTGTAAGCTGCATCTACGGTATCGGCTCAGTCGAGACTTATTCAGCGATGACCCAGGACCTGAAGGTGGGCGATGAATATGATCAACGCCAGGTGATGGCGGATCTGGTCGCTCAACAGTACAAGCGCAATGATCAGGCCTTTCAGCGCGGCAGCTTCCGGGTGCGGGGCGATTCGCTGGAGATCTTCCCCGCCCACCTGGAGGACCGCGCCTGGCGGCTGTCCTTTTTTGGCGAAGAGCTGGAAGGCATCACCGAATTCGACCCGCTCACCGGCGAGAAAACCGGCACCTTCGACCAGATCCGCGTCTATGCGAATTCCCACTATGTGACGCCGAAGCCGACGCTGAAACAGGCGGTCATTTCGATCAAGGAAGAGCTGAAAATGCGGCTCGACCAATTGGTCGGTGAGGGCAAACTGCTTGAGGCCCAGCGATTGGAACAGCGCACCAATTTCGACATCGAAATGCTGGAGGCCACCGGTCATTGCAACGGGATTGAGAACTATTCGCGCTATCTGACCGGCCGCGCGCCCGGCGAACCGCCCCCCACCCTGTTTGAATTCATCCCTGACAATGCCATTGTTTTTGCAGATGAATCCCATGTTTCGGTGCCCCAGATCGGCGGTATGTACAAAGGCGACCATCGGCGCAAATTCACGCTGGCCGAACATGGTTTCCGCCTGCCATCGTGCATGGACAACCGCCCTCTTAAGTTCGAGGAATGGGATGCAATGCGCCCGCAATCGGTGTTTGTCTCAGCGACCCCATCAAAGTGGGAGATCGAACAATCCGGCGGCGTCTTTGCTGAACAGGTGATCCGCCCCACTGGCCTGTTGGACCCGCAGGTCGAAATCCGCCCGGTGGAAATGCAGGTCGACGATCTTCTGGACGAGGTGCGCAAAGTGTCGGCTGAAGGCTTTCGCACGCTGGTCACCACATTGACCAAACGCATGGCCGAGGATCTGACCGAATACATGCATGAACAGGGGATCAAGGTCCGCTACATGCACTCCGACATCGACACGCTAGAGCGGATCGAAATCCTGCGCGACCTGCGCCTCGGCGCCTTTGACGTGCTGATCGGCATCAACTTGCTGCGTGAGGGCCTCGACATCCCGGAATGCGGGTTGGTCGCCATTCTGGATGCCGACAAGGAGGGTTTCCTGCGTTCTGAAACCTCGCTGATCCAGACCATCGGCCGCGCCGCGCGTAATGCCGACGGCCGCGTCATCATGTATGCCGACCGGATCACCGGTTCTATGGAACGCGCGCTTGGCGAAACCAACCGCCGCCGTGACAAGCAGATCGCCTACAACGAAGAACACGGTATCACCCCCTCGACGGTGAAGAAGAACGTCGAGGATGTTCTGGCCGGCCTTTATAAGGGCGATGTGGACATGAATCGCGTCACAGCCAACATCGACAAGCCGATGCATGGTGCCAATCTGGAAGCCCACCTGACGGGTCTGCGCGAACAGATGCGCAAAGCTGCCGAGAACCTTGAGTTTGAGGAAGCTGCCCGCCTGCGTGACGAAGTCAAGCGGTTGGAAGCCGTTGATCTGGCTATCTCCGACGACCCGTTGGCACGCCAGTCTGCTATCGAAGCGGCGTCAGATGCCGCCGTGAAATCGCGGGGCCGCTCCAGCGCAGGCAAGGCCGGGACACGGGCCTATCGCGGCAAATCGCAGAAGAAGTTTTCATAG
- a CDS encoding PLD nuclease N-terminal domain-containing protein: MGYSLLGLLILVADIYAIYQVLTSSASTAAKVIWTLVILVLPVIGLIAWLIAGPRGGKAHI; the protein is encoded by the coding sequence ATGGGTTACAGTCTTCTTGGTCTACTTATTCTAGTCGCTGACATCTATGCGATTTATCAAGTGCTGACATCCAGCGCATCGACCGCTGCGAAAGTGATCTGGACCCTTGTTATTCTTGTCCTGCCGGTCATCGGCCTGATCGCATGGTTGATTGCCGGCCCTCGCGGCGGCAAAGCTCATATCTAA